Proteins co-encoded in one Halobacteriovoraceae bacterium genomic window:
- a CDS encoding TatD family hydrolase yields MAKNKRELILPTPVIDTHCHLDYLKEKELCDILAESHRVGVEKIITISVTPENLDHAYRLASENNDIYCSQGIHPHNAKDFTLQVKEKIAHHCSNQKVVAIGEIGLDYYYNNSPREKQITAFEEQIQLASDLNLPVIIHSRDADDDMISVLKNFSNKLICKGVIHSFTSTRKLAQYCLEDGYYLGFNGIITFNKADNVREIVQMTPIDKILSETDAPFLTPTPYRGVENSPYYLPFVIEKISELKELNIDEMSLITTENAKKLFQKIL; encoded by the coding sequence ATGGCAAAAAATAAAAGGGAGTTAATACTACCTACTCCCGTCATAGATACTCATTGCCATCTCGACTATCTTAAAGAGAAAGAGCTATGTGATATTTTAGCTGAATCTCATAGGGTTGGTGTAGAAAAAATAATTACTATTTCCGTTACTCCTGAAAATCTAGACCATGCCTATCGACTGGCAAGTGAGAATAACGATATTTACTGTTCTCAGGGAATTCATCCCCACAATGCAAAAGACTTTACCTTACAAGTTAAGGAAAAAATAGCGCATCATTGTAGCAATCAAAAAGTAGTGGCCATTGGTGAGATTGGTCTAGATTACTATTACAATAATTCACCTAGAGAAAAACAGATTACAGCTTTCGAAGAGCAAATTCAACTTGCGAGTGATTTAAACTTGCCCGTCATAATTCACTCTAGGGATGCTGATGATGACATGATCTCAGTTTTAAAAAACTTTTCAAATAAACTTATTTGCAAAGGAGTTATTCATTCATTTACTTCTACTCGAAAACTAGCACAATATTGTTTGGAGGATGGATATTATCTCGGTTTTAATGGAATTATTACCTTTAATAAAGCTGATAATGTTAGAGAAATTGTTCAGATGACTCCAATTGATAAAATTTTATCAGAAACAGATGCTCCTTTTTTAACCCCTACACCCTATAGAGGAGTAGAAAATTCTCCTTATTATTTGCCTTTTGTTATTGAAAAAATATCTGAACTTAAAGAACTAAATATTGATGAAATGAGTTTGATCACCACAGAAAATGCAAAAAAATTATTTCAAAAAATCTTATAA
- a CDS encoding P-loop NTPase, with amino-acid sequence MSSLFSNQQFNSRPHIENVRKNKILAIGGGKGGVGKSLVTANISICLALMGFKVVSIDLDLGGANLHTCLGVPVPDKTLTDYVSKKTADLNELCVPTAIDNLSIISGAQDDLGIANLKQIQKSKILAKLGELNADYVILDLGAGTTFNTIDFFISADQGILIALPEPTSIENTYRFIKSVFHRKLKTAEELLEIGPLIDQAMNSKISENMAPVNLVQKVIEINPIMGQKLKNEITRITPKLIINQVRTQADIDIGFSMKIICKKYFGMDLDYVGYLDYDATVWQSVKKRKPLLMEYPNSTLVANFDRIVHRILDV; translated from the coding sequence TTGTCCTCATTATTTTCCAACCAACAGTTCAATTCAAGACCACACATTGAAAATGTTCGCAAAAACAAGATACTTGCTATAGGTGGTGGTAAGGGTGGTGTTGGAAAAAGTTTAGTGACGGCCAATATTTCAATATGTCTTGCGTTAATGGGTTTTAAGGTTGTAAGTATTGACCTCGACTTAGGAGGGGCAAATTTACATACATGTCTAGGAGTTCCCGTTCCCGATAAAACATTAACTGACTATGTTTCAAAAAAAACGGCCGATTTGAATGAACTTTGTGTTCCAACGGCCATTGATAATCTGTCAATTATTAGTGGGGCCCAAGATGATCTTGGTATTGCTAATCTTAAGCAAATCCAAAAAAGTAAAATACTAGCGAAGCTAGGAGAATTAAATGCTGATTACGTCATCTTAGATCTTGGTGCAGGGACAACTTTCAATACTATCGATTTTTTTATTTCTGCAGATCAGGGAATTCTTATTGCACTACCTGAACCTACTTCAATAGAGAACACTTATCGTTTTATCAAATCAGTTTTCCATAGAAAATTAAAAACAGCAGAAGAATTATTAGAAATTGGACCTCTTATCGATCAGGCCATGAATAGTAAGATTTCTGAAAATATGGCACCTGTAAATTTAGTTCAAAAAGTAATTGAGATAAATCCCATTATGGGTCAAAAACTCAAAAATGAGATCACGCGTATTACTCCTAAATTAATCATCAACCAGGTAAGAACACAAGCAGACATAGATATTGGTTTTTCGATGAAAATAATTTGTAAAAAGTATTTTGGTATGGATTTAGATTATGTTGGTTATCTAGATTATGATGCAACCGTATGGCAATCTGTTAAAAAAAGAAAACCACTTTTAATGGAGTATCCAAACTCAACTCTCGTGGCAAACTTTGACCGCATAGTGCATAGAATATTGGATGTCTAA
- a CDS encoding thioredoxin domain-containing protein gives MTVRQDDELLTTKLDKWHVFVISSAIGMIATSTYLTNHYFDFYFSGNLGGGSLCDINSFFSCDTSTSSPLSNIAGAPISIVGIFLGIVLLIGSLFPNREFERSHYFILLINALGCLFLFCYSLFILGGLCPFCTIYYLFSGLAFYAFYKKSTFGKPNFIILVVYAFILLSAGGLAKYFFDKDASKLDQLASSLLEQYNKLPNLGLPELESPHRIASSFQNFADAPIQISVFSDFQCPSCKMLSEMLHPLSRQFKDKINIQYYFYPLDFNCNPEMKQQLHPYACQAAYIAHCSGEKFSEVHDQIFSDQAQLSNDYLEDLSKKYNVEECVKSPQTKESVVKLIEQGRTFNVKSTPTMLVNGVKIEGALPINQFKIILNYLVEKNGKK, from the coding sequence ATGACGGTAAGACAGGACGATGAACTTTTAACGACTAAACTAGATAAATGGCATGTTTTTGTCATATCAAGTGCTATTGGAATGATTGCAACCTCAACCTATCTTACTAATCATTATTTTGATTTTTATTTTTCAGGAAATCTAGGGGGAGGAAGTTTATGTGATATAAATTCTTTCTTCAGTTGCGACACTTCTACAAGTTCTCCGCTATCAAATATCGCGGGTGCTCCAATTTCTATCGTGGGAATCTTTTTGGGTATTGTTTTATTAATTGGATCGTTATTTCCCAATCGAGAATTTGAAAGATCTCATTACTTTATATTATTAATCAATGCATTAGGATGTTTATTTCTTTTTTGCTATTCACTTTTCATCCTTGGAGGACTTTGTCCATTTTGTACAATTTATTATTTATTCTCCGGTCTGGCCTTTTATGCATTTTATAAAAAAAGTACTTTTGGCAAACCTAATTTTATCATCCTCGTCGTGTATGCGTTTATACTATTAAGTGCAGGAGGGCTGGCCAAGTATTTTTTTGATAAAGATGCTTCAAAACTAGATCAATTAGCATCTTCACTGCTAGAACAGTACAATAAACTTCCTAATCTTGGGTTGCCTGAGCTTGAGTCTCCTCATAGGATTGCCAGTTCTTTTCAAAATTTTGCAGATGCACCAATTCAAATTAGTGTTTTTTCTGATTTCCAATGTCCATCATGCAAGATGTTATCAGAAATGCTCCATCCATTAAGCAGACAATTCAAAGACAAAATTAATATTCAGTATTATTTTTATCCACTTGATTTCAATTGCAACCCTGAAATGAAACAACAATTGCATCCCTATGCCTGCCAAGCAGCATATATAGCTCATTGTTCAGGTGAAAAATTTAGTGAAGTTCATGACCAAATATTTTCTGATCAGGCCCAACTTTCAAATGATTATTTAGAAGATCTTTCAAAAAAATATAATGTTGAAGAATGTGTCAAATCGCCACAAACCAAAGAGTCTGTAGTTAAACTTATTGAGCAAGGAAGAACCTTTAACGTGAAGTCGACTCCGACAATGTTAGTTAATGGAGTGAAAATAGAAGGAGCACTTCCAATTAATCAATTTAAAATTATTTTAAATTATCTTGTTGAGAAAAATGGCAAAAAATAA
- a CDS encoding polyphenol oxidase family protein codes for MNSIYEEEYSFGKFQTFSSKPEMDFYEVKQVHGNKVVCASELTLNSPEIEADGIICYIDKLVPMCIKTADCTPLLIKGELGVAMLHVGWKSLNQHIILQEEIRKLRPQIFLLGPHISQENYEVSEDFKLIFPDEDNYRAINNKLYFSLHNEISRQIKLNFDKAAIYHNAPCTYSNPLLHSFRKNKTDKRNYNLFIPRN; via the coding sequence TTGAATTCAATTTATGAAGAAGAATATTCTTTTGGAAAATTTCAGACATTTTCATCAAAACCAGAAATGGACTTTTACGAAGTGAAGCAAGTTCATGGAAATAAAGTTGTATGTGCATCGGAGCTAACATTAAATAGTCCTGAAATAGAAGCAGATGGGATTATTTGTTATATTGATAAACTTGTCCCAATGTGCATTAAAACTGCTGATTGTACGCCTTTATTAATAAAGGGAGAGCTCGGCGTGGCCATGTTACATGTTGGTTGGAAAAGTTTAAATCAACATATAATTTTGCAAGAAGAAATTAGAAAACTGCGTCCACAGATTTTTTTATTGGGACCGCATATTTCTCAAGAAAACTATGAGGTATCTGAAGATTTTAAATTAATTTTTCCGGATGAAGATAATTACAGGGCCATAAATAACAAACTATATTTCTCTTTGCACAATGAAATATCAAGACAAATTAAGCTCAACTTTGATAAAGCTGCGATTTATCACAATGCACCATGTACATATAGTAATCCTCTATTACATTCTTTCAGAAAAAATAAAACAGATAAAAGAAATTATAATCTATTTATTCCTCGAAACTAA
- a CDS encoding helix-turn-helix domain-containing protein, which yields MEDFNSATNYYEVLEVPTDAGPDEIHHGYIRAKNAYSQDSLALYSLMSQDECQKMVEKIEEAYHIISDPVKRKLYDEAKGLNQHLKCDSTLHSNKMINTPPSSTHQEANAQELGINETSHKIQKIVASKKFSLDYKINQEFEDEIEKASEYTGEFLQKIREYKNVDILRMSEMTKVSKTYIRFIEEETYDKLPALVYVRGFVYQIAKCLKLNPDLVANSYLARAKKIKES from the coding sequence ATGGAAGATTTTAATAGTGCCACAAATTATTACGAAGTTCTTGAAGTACCTACAGATGCTGGCCCTGATGAAATTCATCATGGTTATATACGTGCAAAGAATGCTTATTCGCAAGATTCTCTGGCCCTTTATTCTTTGATGTCACAAGATGAATGTCAGAAGATGGTTGAAAAAATTGAAGAGGCCTATCATATCATTAGTGATCCGGTGAAAAGAAAACTTTATGATGAGGCCAAGGGGTTAAATCAACATTTGAAATGTGACTCCACATTGCATTCAAATAAAATGATCAACACTCCTCCTTCTAGTACACATCAAGAGGCCAATGCTCAAGAATTAGGAATTAATGAAACAAGTCATAAAATTCAAAAAATTGTGGCCAGTAAGAAATTTTCCCTTGATTACAAAATCAATCAAGAATTTGAAGATGAAATTGAAAAAGCAAGTGAATATACTGGAGAATTTCTTCAGAAGATTCGAGAATATAAAAATGTTGATATTTTGCGAATGTCTGAAATGACGAAAGTTTCTAAAACTTACATTAGATTTATTGAGGAAGAGACTTACGATAAATTACCAGCACTAGTTTATGTGAGAGGCTTTGTGTATCAAATAGCAAAGTGTCTGAAACTCAATCCTGATCTTGTTGCCAACTCTTATCTTGCCAGAGCTAAAAAAATAAAAGAATCTTAG
- a CDS encoding RluA family pseudouridine synthase yields MEIIDYGSDEIEDTFSILITSEHHKQFKRLDQLLASLTDLSRSVVKNLFEKGLVFCEQSKIELKKLPQVGSTIIVQIPPAAPSSAQPENIPLEILFEDEYLAIINKPAGMVTHPAPGNYTGTLVNAVLHHCPNLRGVGEEKRPGIVHRLDKGTSGVMVVAKEQKCHEGLVQLFSRHDIIRKYQCLVVGNKVDPSGKLEGNIGRHPQNRLKMAITEKGKHAVTYYRVINYFDRFSHLEMTLETGRTHQIRVHLSSILKRPILCDPLYANPLDQLKNLGPQIQKILKDYPYPLLHAKVLGFVHPITKKELYFETELPGIFQSVLDCI; encoded by the coding sequence ATGGAGATAATAGATTACGGTTCTGATGAAATTGAAGACACTTTTTCGATTCTCATTACGAGTGAACACCATAAACAATTTAAAAGATTAGATCAATTGCTTGCAAGTCTGACAGATTTAAGCCGGTCTGTTGTTAAAAATTTATTTGAAAAGGGACTCGTTTTTTGCGAACAAAGTAAAATTGAGTTAAAAAAACTTCCACAAGTCGGAAGTACAATTATTGTTCAAATCCCTCCGGCCGCACCTTCAAGTGCACAACCAGAAAATATCCCTTTGGAAATTTTATTTGAAGATGAATATTTGGCCATTATTAATAAACCAGCTGGTATGGTGACTCACCCTGCACCTGGTAATTACACGGGAACATTGGTTAATGCAGTTTTACATCACTGTCCAAATTTAAGGGGTGTGGGAGAGGAAAAACGTCCTGGAATTGTACATCGACTTGATAAGGGTACAAGTGGAGTAATGGTTGTGGCCAAAGAGCAAAAATGTCATGAAGGTTTGGTTCAGCTTTTTTCAAGACATGATATTATCAGAAAGTATCAATGCCTAGTAGTTGGCAATAAAGTAGATCCATCAGGTAAACTTGAGGGAAATATTGGCCGACATCCCCAAAATAGGCTCAAAATGGCCATAACAGAAAAAGGCAAGCATGCGGTAACTTATTATAGAGTTATAAATTATTTTGATCGATTTTCGCATCTTGAAATGACGCTCGAAACTGGAAGAACTCATCAAATCAGGGTTCACTTAAGTTCAATATTAAAGAGACCTATTCTTTGTGATCCCTTATATGCGAATCCATTGGATCAATTGAAAAACCTAGGGCCTCAAATTCAAAAAATTTTAAAAGATTATCCCTATCCACTCTTACATGCTAAGGTTTTAGGTTTTGTTCATCCAATAACTAAAAAAGAGCTCTATTTTGAAACTGAGCTTCCTGGAATCTTTCAAAGTGTGTTAGATTGCATATAA